The proteins below come from a single Aegilops tauschii subsp. strangulata cultivar AL8/78 chromosome 6, Aet v6.0, whole genome shotgun sequence genomic window:
- the LOC141025430 gene encoding uncharacterized protein, with the protein MQFWSLEGADEALGDFSRIDRLDSRTVERGHAKTFACWLWTWNVAHIPTTRALWVLKRGAGCVDEIIGYSPPDRRIPSPPGVRRYDMLIHVDRMEDWTPLSPRSSHSGQSGFPSSSEDDDDRPFPRTEPGSWAAGVEDGQAPGRRAALRAPASGCRGGPRVVDRRDQDRDGEQGGLRRTWKDAFLGNSCHAKGKAIDVVEAAPRPRNKAASDRRHEDQTKDRVKHKKAKAKEGPVLRATPPPPLRPRESARQSASEPDPVAQFFSFPAGRALSPPPRTDVMQLEIENAMRDALTYPLAFEDGGRSPPHASARRGAMDGLLEDDILPCIANLDAPLSSPCISTPASAAVGFQVAAITQKVDCLHIDAGQGNTSQRGGSPHLFTPSPTAILDAPPAPPVRPRSSAPPKVRATSAPSRRSARQAASGCTVPVAQRAALRLVQELSGLGPKDRMTPAAAAALLKRFEEPLSHSDIKAIAKLTGLDREALEIAAGMAGADAEDVVGSC; encoded by the coding sequence ATGCAGTTCTGGTCCTTGGAGGGGGCGGATGAGGCGCTCGGCGACTTCAGCCGCATCGACCGCCTCGACAGCCGGACCGTGGAGCGAGGCCACGCCAAGACGTTCGCCTGCTGGCTCTGGACATGGAACGTCGCGCACATCCCCACCACGCGGGCGCTCTGGGTGCTCAAGAGGGGAGCGGGCTGCGTCGACGAGATCATCGGCTACTCCCCTCCCGATCGTCGCATCCCTTCTCCGCCGGGTGTCCGCCGCTACGACATGCTCATCCACGTGGATCGGATGGAGGACTGGACCCCGCTCTCGCCACGCTCCTCGCACTCGGGGCAGAGCGGGTTTCCTTCCTCCTCCGAAGATGACGACGACCGCCCTTTTCCACGGACCGAGCCTGGCTCCTGGGCTGCTGGCGTCGAGGATGGCCAGGCCCCGGGGAGGAGGGCCGCTCTGAGGGCGCCGGCTTCCGGATGCAGGGGCGGGCCTCGGGTCGTCGATCGCCGTGACCAAGACCGCGACGGTGAGCAAGGTGGGCTGCGGCGCACCTGGAAGGACGCGTTTCTGGGCAACTCTTGCCACGCCAAGGGCAAGGCCATTGACGTCGTCGAGGCCGCTCCCCGGCCACGCAACAAGGCCGCCTCTGATCGTCGCCATGAAGACCAGACCAAGGACAGAGTCAAGCACAAAAAGGCAAAGGCAAAGGAGGGCCCGGTTCTCAGGGCCACCCCCCCGCCCCCACTCCGACCGCGCGAGTCTGCGCGCCAGAGCGCCTCCGAGCCTGACCCGGTGGCCCAGTTTTTCTCCTTCCCTGCCGGGCGCGCCCTCTCCCCTCCGCCTCGTACAGACGTCATGCAGCTGGAGATCGAGAACGCCATGCGCGATGCGCTCACTTACCCGCTGGCCTTTGAAGATGGTGGCCGCTCGCCGCCTCACGCTTCGGCGCGTCGTGGGGCTATGGACGGCCTCCTGGAGGACGACATTCTGCCTTGCATCGCCAACCTTGACGCCCCTCTCAGCAGCCCTTGCATTTCCACTCCGGCTTCTGCTGCTGTGGGCTTTCAAGTAGCCGCCATTACCCAGAAGGTCGACTGCCTCCACATCGACGCTGGGCAAGGGAACACCAGTCAGAGGGGTGGTTCGCCGCACCTGTTCACCCCCTCGCCAACGGCCATCCTCGACGCCCCGCCCGCTCCGCCCGTCCGGCCACGCTCTTCAGCCCCTCCGAAGGTGCGGGCCACTTCTGCTCCCTCTCGCCGGAGCGCGCGTCAGGCCGCGTCCGGCTGCACTGTGCCGGTGGCTCAGCGCGCGGCGCTGCGCCTCGTCCAGGAGCTCAGTGGCCTAGGCCCAAAGGATCGGatgactccggcggcggcggcggctctgcTCAAGCGCTTCGAGGAGCCTCTGTCCCATAGCGACATCAAGGCGATCGCAAAGCTCACCGGCCTGGACAGGGAGGCCCTGGAAATCGCGGCTGGAATGGCCGGCGCGGATGCTGAGGATGTAGTTGGATCATGTTAG